From Rhodopseudomonas palustris, a single genomic window includes:
- a CDS encoding xanthine dehydrogenase family protein molybdopterin-binding subunit, with protein MQDRPANASLDTSLALHKFGVGQPVRRKEDETLLRGKGRYTDDCNLPGQFYAVMVRSPHPHGIIRGIGTEAAKALPGVCAIYTGADLTAAGYAPFSSGLPLKSRDGTPLKQTHHGALATDKVRFVGDPVACVVAKTLAQARDAAEAVELDIEPLPAVTDADAAMQPGAPQLYDHIENNVALDYHFGDTAAVHAAFAAAAHVTTLDIENTRVAAVPMEPRVGLASYDQQNGRYTIQVPTQGVSGNRNTLAKLLGVPADKVRVLTGQVGGSFGMKNISYPEYICILHAAKALGRPVKWTDERSTSFLSDSQGRGQQIRAELALDAGGRFLAIRLSGTGNLGAQITGVAPLPLSLNTGKNIGSVYRTPLLSVDIKCVVTNVTLMGAYRGAGRPEANYFLERLIDRAADEMGIDRLTLRKRNFIKPTQMPFTACSGVTYDSGDFAGVFTQALELSDYDGFARRKKDARKAGKLRGIAVGSYLEVTAPPNPELGKIVFEEGGTVRLITGTLDYGQGHATPFAQVLSAFLGVPFERIRLEQGDSDIVHTGNGTGGSRSITASGMAIVEASQKVIAKGKSAAAHLLETAEADIEFEGGRFTVAGTDRSIGIMDLAQRLRGAELPDGVPASLDVDHTTDGVPSAFPNGCHVAEVEIDPDTGVTRVVRYTAVNDFGTVVNPMIVAGQLHGGVAQGIGQALMEKVSYNADGQPITGSLQDYALPRAEDIPPMTVGDHPVPAKTNPLGTKGCGEAGCAGSLATIVNAALDALKDYGVTTLDMPLTPEKVWRAIHDAKAKTAA; from the coding sequence ATGCAGGACCGCCCCGCCAACGCGTCGCTCGACACGTCTCTCGCGCTGCACAAATTCGGCGTCGGCCAGCCGGTCCGGCGCAAAGAGGACGAAACACTGCTGCGCGGCAAGGGCCGCTACACCGACGACTGCAACCTGCCGGGCCAGTTCTACGCCGTGATGGTGCGCAGCCCGCACCCGCACGGCATCATCCGCGGCATCGGCACCGAGGCCGCCAAGGCGCTGCCGGGTGTCTGCGCGATCTACACCGGCGCCGACCTCACTGCGGCCGGCTACGCGCCGTTCAGCTCCGGCCTGCCGCTGAAGAGCCGCGACGGCACCCCGCTGAAGCAGACCCATCACGGCGCGCTGGCCACCGACAAGGTGCGCTTCGTCGGCGATCCGGTCGCGTGCGTGGTCGCCAAGACGCTGGCACAGGCGCGCGATGCCGCCGAAGCGGTCGAACTCGACATCGAGCCGCTGCCGGCCGTCACCGACGCGGACGCCGCGATGCAGCCCGGCGCGCCGCAGCTCTACGATCACATCGAGAACAACGTCGCGCTCGACTATCACTTCGGCGACACCGCAGCCGTGCACGCCGCCTTCGCCGCCGCCGCGCATGTCACCACGCTGGACATCGAGAACACCCGCGTCGCCGCGGTGCCGATGGAGCCGCGGGTCGGGCTCGCCTCCTACGATCAGCAGAACGGCCGCTACACCATCCAGGTGCCGACCCAGGGCGTTTCCGGCAACCGCAACACGCTCGCCAAATTGCTCGGCGTGCCGGCCGACAAGGTGCGGGTGCTGACCGGCCAGGTCGGCGGCTCGTTTGGAATGAAAAATATCTCCTATCCGGAGTACATCTGCATCCTGCACGCCGCCAAGGCGCTCGGCCGCCCGGTGAAATGGACCGACGAGCGCTCGACCAGCTTCCTGTCCGACAGCCAGGGCCGCGGCCAACAGATTCGCGCCGAACTGGCGCTGGATGCCGGCGGCCGTTTTCTCGCGATCCGGCTGTCCGGCACCGGCAATCTCGGCGCCCAGATCACCGGCGTCGCGCCGCTGCCGCTGTCGCTCAACACCGGCAAGAACATCGGCAGCGTGTACCGGACGCCGCTGCTCAGCGTCGATATCAAATGCGTCGTCACCAACGTCACGCTGATGGGCGCCTATCGCGGCGCCGGCCGGCCCGAAGCCAATTACTTCCTGGAGCGGCTGATCGATCGCGCCGCCGACGAGATGGGGATCGACCGCCTCACTTTGCGCAAGCGCAACTTCATCAAGCCGACGCAGATGCCGTTCACCGCCTGCTCCGGCGTCACCTACGACAGCGGCGATTTCGCCGGCGTGTTCACACAGGCGCTGGAACTGTCGGACTATGACGGCTTCGCCAGACGCAAGAAAGACGCGCGCAAGGCGGGCAAGCTCCGCGGCATCGCGGTCGGCTCGTATCTGGAAGTCACGGCCCCGCCGAACCCCGAACTCGGCAAGATCGTGTTCGAAGAAGGCGGCACGGTGCGACTGATCACCGGCACGCTCGACTACGGCCAGGGTCATGCGACGCCGTTCGCCCAGGTGCTCAGCGCGTTTCTCGGCGTGCCGTTCGAACGCATCCGGCTCGAACAGGGCGACAGCGATATCGTCCACACCGGCAACGGCACCGGCGGATCGCGCTCGATAACCGCCAGCGGCATGGCGATCGTCGAGGCGTCGCAGAAGGTGATCGCCAAGGGCAAGAGCGCCGCGGCGCATCTGCTGGAGACCGCCGAAGCCGACATCGAGTTCGAAGGTGGCCGCTTCACCGTCGCCGGCACCGACCGCAGCATCGGCATCATGGACCTGGCGCAGCGGCTGCGCGGCGCCGAGCTGCCGGACGGCGTGCCCGCCTCGCTCGACGTCGATCACACCACCGACGGCGTCCCCTCCGCCTTCCCCAACGGCTGCCACGTCGCCGAGGTCGAGATCGATCCGGACACCGGGGTCACCCGCGTGGTGCGCTACACCGCGGTCAACGATTTCGGCACCGTGGTCAATCCGATGATCGTCGCCGGTCAGCTCCATGGCGGCGTCGCCCAAGGCATCGGCCAGGCGCTGATGGAGAAGGTCTCGTACAACGCCGACGGCCAACCGATCACCGGCTCGCTGCAGGACTACGCGCTGCCACGCGCCGAGGACATCCCGCCGATGACGGTCGGCGATCACCCGGTGCCGGCCAAGACCAACCCGCTCGGCACCAAGGGCTGCGGCGAAGCCGGCTGCGCCGGCTCGCTCGCCACCATCGTCAACGCCGCGCTCGACGCGCTGAAGGATTACGGTGTGACGACCCTCGACATGCCGCTGACGCCCGAGAAGGTGTGGCGCGCGATCCATGACGCGAAGGCGAAGACGGCGGCGTAG
- a CDS encoding MFS transporter produces the protein MNKERVIPLIVAAALFMENMDATVIATSLPAIAADIGTSPLTLKLAITSYLLSLAVFIPASGWTADRFGARTVFSIAIAVFMVGSIGCALSGSITDFVVARIIQGIGGAMMTPVGRLVLLRSIDKSALVGAMAWVTVPALIGPVIGPPLGGFITTYFSWHWIFLINIPIGLIGIAMALRYIDPIRIDRLEKFDLWGLVLAGIGVAGIAFGLSVAGLNLLPWWIVIGLIGVGAIAMTLYVFHARRVASPVLDFSLLRLTTLRASIVGGFLFRLGIGALPFLLPLLMQIGFGLSPFHSGLVTFASAVGAIGMKTLAARIIRTFGFRNIMTVNAVVSSVFLAACALFTPGTPLLLIMIILVVGGFFRSLQFTAINTVAYAEVEQAQMSRATTLVSVGQQLSISAGVAIGAFSVETTMALRQVTELSAADFSPAFVVVAVLAALSAYFFWQMPDDAGHEISGRKAIAIASKKGVASAATKAASEETQDARDQRL, from the coding sequence ATGAACAAAGAACGAGTCATCCCGCTGATCGTGGCTGCGGCGCTGTTCATGGAGAACATGGACGCCACCGTGATCGCGACGTCGCTGCCGGCGATCGCCGCCGATATCGGCACCTCGCCGCTGACGCTGAAGCTGGCGATCACCTCGTATCTGCTGTCGCTGGCGGTGTTCATTCCGGCTTCCGGCTGGACCGCCGACCGGTTCGGCGCCCGCACCGTGTTCTCGATCGCGATCGCGGTGTTCATGGTCGGCTCGATCGGTTGCGCGCTGTCGGGCTCGATCACCGATTTCGTCGTCGCCCGAATTATCCAGGGCATAGGCGGCGCAATGATGACTCCGGTCGGCCGACTGGTGCTATTGCGCTCGATCGACAAGAGCGCGCTGGTCGGGGCGATGGCCTGGGTGACGGTCCCGGCGCTGATCGGCCCGGTGATCGGCCCGCCGCTCGGCGGCTTCATCACCACGTATTTCTCCTGGCACTGGATCTTCCTGATCAACATCCCGATCGGGCTGATCGGGATCGCCATGGCCCTGCGCTACATCGACCCGATCCGCATCGACCGGCTGGAGAAATTCGACCTGTGGGGGCTGGTGCTGGCCGGGATCGGCGTCGCAGGTATCGCCTTCGGGCTGTCGGTCGCCGGCCTCAATCTGCTGCCGTGGTGGATCGTGATCGGTCTGATCGGCGTCGGCGCGATCGCGATGACGCTGTACGTGTTTCACGCGCGCCGCGTCGCCTCGCCGGTATTGGACTTTTCGCTGCTGCGCCTGACGACGCTTCGGGCCTCGATCGTCGGCGGCTTTCTGTTCAGGCTCGGCATCGGCGCGCTGCCGTTCCTACTGCCGTTGTTGATGCAGATCGGGTTCGGCCTGTCGCCGTTTCACTCCGGTCTCGTCACCTTCGCCTCCGCGGTCGGTGCGATCGGCATGAAGACGCTGGCGGCGCGGATCATCCGCACCTTCGGCTTCCGCAACATCATGACGGTGAACGCCGTGGTCAGTTCGGTGTTTCTCGCCGCCTGCGCGCTGTTCACCCCGGGCACGCCGCTGCTGCTGATCATGATCATCCTGGTAGTCGGCGGCTTCTTCCGCTCGCTGCAATTCACCGCCATCAACACCGTGGCCTATGCGGAGGTCGAGCAGGCGCAGATGAGCCGGGCGACCACGCTGGTCAGCGTCGGCCAGCAGCTCTCGATCTCCGCCGGCGTCGCGATCGGCGCGTTCTCGGTGGAAACCACGATGGCGCTGCGCCAGGTCACCGAACTGAGCGCGGCCGACTTCAGTCCGGCCTTCGTCGTGGTGGCCGTGCTGGCGGCGCTGTCGGCGTATTTCTTCTGGCAGATGCCGGACGACGCCGGCCACGAGATCTCGGGCCGCAAGGCGATCGCGATCGCCAGCAAGAAGGGTGTCGCCTCGGCAGCCACCAAGGCTGCGTCGGAGGAGACCCAGGACGCGCGCGATCAGCGGCTGTGA
- a CDS encoding RlmE family RNA methyltransferase, with amino-acid sequence MAKDTTGRMRVTVKSGGRMKLSSKLWLERQLNDPYVAQAKRDGYRSRAAYKLTEIDDKFRLLKPGMAVVDLGAAPGGWSQVAAKKVGAAEGRGKVVAIDLLEMGEVPGVTFAQLDFLDPSAPDRLRDMLGGGADLVMSDMAANTTGHRKTDQLRIVGLVETAAMFAAEVLKPGGAFLAKVFQSGADAALMAELKRDYAAVKHVKPAASRKDSSERYLLATGFRGGAARDVAADGEPA; translated from the coding sequence ATGGCCAAGGACACCACCGGACGAATGCGCGTCACCGTCAAGAGCGGCGGGCGGATGAAGCTGTCGTCCAAGCTGTGGCTGGAGCGCCAGCTCAACGATCCTTACGTGGCGCAGGCCAAGCGCGACGGCTACCGCTCGCGCGCGGCCTACAAGCTGACCGAGATCGACGACAAGTTCCGGCTGCTCAAGCCCGGCATGGCGGTGGTCGACCTCGGCGCCGCGCCCGGCGGCTGGAGTCAGGTTGCGGCCAAGAAAGTCGGCGCCGCCGAGGGACGCGGCAAGGTGGTGGCGATCGATCTGCTGGAAATGGGCGAGGTGCCCGGCGTCACCTTCGCGCAGCTCGATTTTCTCGATCCCTCGGCGCCGGACCGGCTGCGCGACATGCTCGGCGGTGGCGCCGATCTGGTGATGAGCGACATGGCCGCCAACACCACCGGCCATCGCAAGACCGACCAGCTCCGCATCGTCGGCCTGGTCGAGACCGCGGCGATGTTCGCGGCCGAAGTGTTGAAGCCGGGCGGGGCGTTTCTCGCCAAGGTGTTCCAGAGCGGCGCCGATGCGGCGCTGATGGCCGAGCTGAAGCGCGACTATGCGGCGGTCAAGCACGTCAAGCCGGCGGCAAGCCGCAAGGACTCGTCCGAGCGCTATTTGCTGGCGACCGGATTTCGCGGCGGGGCGGCGCGTGATGTCGCGGCGGACGGCGAACCGGCGTGA
- a CDS encoding ABC transporter substrate-binding protein: MTLVQRTAALLLAAPLLLGAPAFAQQQAPLKIGLLGDFQSVYSDIGGQGNVEAAKMAIEEMGGTMFGKPIEFVSADVQNKPDIAASLARKWYENENVDMIVDLPTSATALAAMEMSKKFEKIMIVTDAASSDITGKSCSPYTAHWTYDTYSNAHTVGSAIVKNGGDTWFFITADYLFGHSIERDTGEVVKAAGGKILGSARHPLNNADFSSFLLQAQSSKAKIIGMANGGGDTINTIKQAAEFGIVTGGQKLAGIVMFISDIHSLGLKMANGLIITEAYYWDLNDRTRAFGKKYFERMKRMPTMNQAATYSATLHYLKAVKAAGTKDTKTVLAKMREMPVRDAFTDNGFLREDGRMVHSMFLFEVKKPEESKAPWDYYKVLAEVPGDQAFRPLKDGGCPLVKGQ, translated from the coding sequence ATGACACTCGTTCAACGGACGGCAGCGCTGCTGCTCGCCGCGCCGCTGCTGCTGGGCGCGCCCGCGTTCGCGCAGCAACAGGCGCCGCTCAAGATCGGCCTGCTCGGCGATTTCCAGTCGGTGTATTCCGACATCGGCGGCCAGGGCAACGTCGAAGCCGCCAAGATGGCGATCGAGGAGATGGGCGGCACGATGTTCGGCAAGCCGATCGAGTTCGTCTCGGCGGACGTGCAGAACAAGCCCGACATCGCCGCGTCGCTGGCGCGCAAATGGTACGAGAACGAAAACGTCGACATGATCGTCGATCTGCCGACCTCGGCCACCGCGCTCGCCGCGATGGAGATGAGCAAGAAGTTCGAGAAGATCATGATCGTCACCGACGCGGCGTCGTCGGACATCACCGGCAAATCGTGCTCGCCCTACACCGCGCACTGGACCTACGACACCTATTCGAACGCCCACACCGTCGGTTCGGCGATCGTCAAGAACGGCGGCGACACCTGGTTCTTCATCACCGCCGACTATCTGTTCGGACACTCGATCGAACGCGACACCGGCGAGGTGGTGAAGGCGGCCGGCGGCAAGATCCTCGGCAGCGCGCGGCATCCCTTGAACAACGCCGATTTCTCGTCGTTCCTGCTGCAGGCGCAATCGTCGAAGGCCAAGATCATCGGCATGGCCAATGGCGGCGGCGACACCATCAACACCATCAAGCAGGCTGCGGAATTCGGCATCGTCACCGGCGGCCAGAAGCTCGCCGGCATCGTGATGTTCATCTCCGACATTCACAGCCTGGGGCTGAAGATGGCCAACGGCCTGATCATCACCGAGGCTTACTACTGGGATCTCAACGACCGCACCCGCGCGTTCGGCAAGAAGTACTTCGAGCGGATGAAGCGGATGCCGACCATGAACCAGGCCGCGACCTACAGCGCCACGCTGCACTACCTCAAGGCGGTGAAAGCAGCCGGCACCAAGGACACCAAGACGGTGCTGGCGAAGATGCGCGAGATGCCGGTGCGCGACGCCTTCACCGACAACGGCTTCCTGCGCGAGGACGGCCGCATGGTGCACTCGATGTTCCTGTTCGAGGTCAAGAAGCCCGAGGAGTCGAAAGCGCCTTGGGACTACTACAAAGTCCTCGCCGAAGTCCCCGGCGACCAGGCCTTCCGCCCGCTGAAGGACGGCGGCTGCCCGCTGGTGAAGGGGCAGTAA
- a CDS encoding Ppx/GppA phosphatase family protein, with product MDDETRLRPGSLPGEEPHAIVAIAEEEHISAPHGDGVYAALDLGTNNCRLLIARPAGDGFRVVDSFSRIIRLGEGVATTGRISEAAIGRAISALAVCRDKIDARKAKRQRLIATEACRAASNADEFCDRVAQATGIRLEIIDRETEARLAATGCSPLLDPNGRGAILFDIGGGSSELVRIARDPERPDVPPRIQAWMSVPLGVVTLAEAFGGKVVTPETYTSMVAEVAKHVAPFAAQHGGDLGRMHLLGTSGTVTTLAGLYLDLIRYDRRRVDGIWMSDAELSATVDKLRSMSYHDRAHNQCIGNERADLVLAGCAILDAVRAAFPLPRLRVADRGLREGMLVEMMREDGVLGPV from the coding sequence ATGGACGATGAAACGCGGCTTCGCCCGGGCTCGCTGCCGGGGGAGGAACCGCACGCGATCGTTGCGATCGCCGAGGAGGAGCACATCAGCGCGCCGCACGGCGACGGCGTTTACGCCGCGCTCGATCTCGGCACCAATAACTGCCGGCTGCTGATCGCGCGGCCGGCGGGCGACGGCTTTCGCGTGGTCGACTCGTTCTCGCGGATCATCCGGCTCGGCGAGGGCGTCGCCACCACCGGCCGGATCAGCGAGGCGGCGATCGGACGCGCAATCTCGGCTCTGGCGGTGTGCCGCGACAAGATCGACGCCCGCAAGGCCAAGCGGCAGCGCCTGATCGCCACCGAGGCCTGCCGCGCCGCCAGCAATGCCGACGAGTTTTGTGACAGGGTGGCGCAGGCCACCGGCATCCGTCTGGAGATCATCGATCGCGAGACCGAGGCGCGGCTCGCCGCGACCGGCTGCTCGCCGCTGCTCGATCCGAACGGACGCGGCGCGATCCTGTTCGATATCGGCGGCGGTTCCAGCGAGTTGGTGCGGATTGCACGTGATCCGGAGCGGCCGGACGTGCCGCCGCGAATTCAGGCGTGGATGTCGGTGCCGCTCGGCGTGGTGACGCTGGCCGAGGCGTTCGGCGGTAAGGTGGTGACGCCGGAGACCTACACGTCGATGGTCGCCGAGGTCGCCAAGCACGTCGCGCCGTTCGCCGCGCAGCACGGCGGCGATCTCGGCCGGATGCACCTGCTCGGCACCTCCGGCACGGTGACGACGCTGGCCGGGCTGTATCTCGACCTGATCCGCTACGACCGGCGGCGGGTCGACGGCATCTGGATGAGTGACGCCGAACTCAGCGCCACGGTCGATAAGCTGCGCAGCATGAGTTATCACGACCGTGCCCATAACCAGTGCATCGGTAACGAACGCGCCGATCTGGTGCTCGCCGGCTGCGCCATCCTCGATGCGGTCCGCGCGGCGTTTCCGCTGCCGCGGCTGCGTGTCGCCGATCGCGGTTTGCGCGAGGGCATGCTGGTCGAAATGATGCGCGAAGACGGCGTGCTCGGTCCGGTGTGA